A part of Ictalurus furcatus strain D&B chromosome 8, Billie_1.0, whole genome shotgun sequence genomic DNA contains:
- the LOC128612090 gene encoding alcohol dehydrogenase class-3, which translates to MATENKVIRCKAAVAWEPGKPLSVEEVEVAPPKEHEVRIKIAATGVCHTDWTYLYDCEKGVKTLPFPLILGHEAAGVVESVGPGVTAVQPGDKVIPVLLPHCDDCEFCLSSKTNLCKKNHEKLQQCVLADGTSRFTCRGQQVHQFSGLGTFSEYTVVPECNVAKIHQDAPLDRVCLLGCGVATGYGAALNTGKVERGSVCAVFGLGAIGLAAVMGCKAAGASRIIGVDINAEKREIAKKFGVSEFVNPNDHSKPIQEVLVEMTSGGVDYSFECVGNVTLMRAAFESCNGAWGTCVIVGWTEKNLLSVSPKDLVLGRQLKGSFLGGWKSVCSLPKLVEDYMNGRILLDEFVTHTLSLEEINHAFELMISGKSIRSVIKM; encoded by the exons atggcAACTGAGAATAAG gTGATCAGGTGTAAAGCGGCTGTGGCGTGGGAACCTGGGAAGCCTCTTTCTGTTGAAGAAGTGGAAGTTGCTCCACCTAAAGAGCATGAAGTGAGAATTAAG aTAGCAGCGACTGGTGTGTGTCACACAGACTGGACATATCTGTATGATTGTGAGAAAGGAGTGAAGACTCTGCCGTTTCCCCTCATTCTGGGTCACGAGGCTGCTGGTGTGGTGGAGAGCGTCGGGCCGGGGGTGACCGCTGTGCAGCCTG GTGATAAGGTGATCCCTGTCCTCCTGCCTCACTGTGATGACTGTGAGTTCTGTTTGAGCTCAAAGACGAACCTCTGCAAAAAGAACCA tgagaagcttcagcagtgtgtgttagCTGACGGTACGAGTCGTTTCACCTGTAGGGGGCAGCAGGTGCATCAGTTTTCTGGTCTAGGCACTTTCTCTGAATACACGGTCGTTCCTGAATGCAACGTTGCTAAGATTCACCAAGACGCACCGCTGGATAGAGTCTGTCTCCTCGGCTGTGGAGTGGCTACAGGATATGGAGCGGCACTAAACACgggcaaa GTGGAGCGTGGTTCTGTCTGTGCCGTGTTCGGTTTGGGAGCCATCGGTCTCGCCGCTGTGATGGGCTGTAAAGCTGCCGGAGCCTCCAGGATCATCGGCGTCGACATCAACGCAGAGAAACGCGAAATCGCCAAGAAATTCGGTGTCTCTGAGTTTGTGAACCCTAACGATCACAGCAAACCCATTCAGGAGGTGCTGGTGGAGATGACGAGTGGAGGAGTGGACTACAGCTTCGAGTGTGTGGGGAACGTCACGCTTATG AGGGCGGCGTTCGAGAGCTGCAATGGCGCCTGGGGAACCTGTGTGATTGTGGGATGGACTGAAAAAAACCTACTCTCTGTGTCACCTAAGGATCTTGTGCTGGGACGACAGCTTAAAGGATCCTTCTTGGGTG GATGGAAGAGTGTGTGTAGTTTACCCAAACTGGTGGAAGACTACATGAATGGCAGAATTTTGCTGGATGAGTttgtgacacacacactctctctggaGGAGATTAACCACGCCTTCGAACTGATGATCAGTGGGAAAAG